One region of Cinclus cinclus chromosome 1, bCinCin1.1, whole genome shotgun sequence genomic DNA includes:
- the MRS2 gene encoding magnesium transporter MRS2 homolog, mitochondrial: MKILFKGPASAGKYFFFPFLQMKFDKKGNTTYFEKKKTELYQELGLQARDLRFQHVMSIATRNNRIIMRMEFLKAVITPEFLLILDYRNLSLEHWLLNELASQLAGEGQLVTYSLPFEFRAIEAILQYWISKLQGRLNTLQPQILETLEALVDPKLLSVDRSKLHILLQNGKSLSELETDVKVFKETILEILDEEELIEELCLSKWTDPQIFEESTSGIDHAEEMELLLENYYRQAEDLLNDARELRVLIDDSESIIFINLDSHRNVMMRLNLQLTMGTFSVSLFGLIGVAFGMNLESSLEEDPRIFWLVTGIMFLGSGLIWRRLLSFLGRHLDPPLPPHVPAVLKKSQPAAGRVEIKTSLKGETFGLSRSTLTNQ; this comes from the exons gtatttttttttcccgttcCTCCAGATGAAGTTTGACAAAAAGGGAAATACTACCTATTTTG aaaagaagaaaacagaattgtACCAGGAGTTGGGTCTTCAAGCTCGAGATCTAAGATTTCAACATGTGATGAGCATTGCAACCAGGAACAACCGGATCATTATGAGAATGGAG TTCTTGAAGGCTGTCATAACACCAGAGTTTCTTCTGATACTAGATTATCGTAATTTAAGTCTGGAACACTGGCTCCTCAATGAACTAGCATCTCAGCTGGCTGGGGAAGGTCAACTAGTCACATATTCCCTGCCCTTTGAATTCCGAGCCATAGAAGCAATCCTGCAGTACTGG ATCAGCAAACTGCAGGGAAGACTTAACACTTTGCAGCCTCAGATCCTTGAGACACTGGAAGCCCTAGTGGATCCCAAGCTTTTATCTGTGGATAGGAGTAAACTACACATTCTTCTGCAAAATGGCAAGAG CTTGTCAGAACTGGAAACAGATGTTAAAGTTTTCAAAGAAACAATTCTGGAGATCTTAGATGAAGAAGAACTAATAGAAGAACTTTGTCTGTCTAAATGGACTGATCCACAAATATT TGAGGAGAGTACATCTGGGATTGACCATGCAGAGGAAATGGAACTGCTGTTGGAGAATTATTACAGACAAGCAGAAGATCTTTTAAATGATGCTCGTGAACTCAGAGTACTGATTGACGACTCGGAAAGCATCATCTTTATCAACCTGGACAG CCACCGTAATGTGATGATGAGGCTGAACTTGCAGCTGACCATGGGGactttctctgtctctctctttgGACTCATAGGAGTTGCATTTGGTATGAACTTGGAGTCATCTCTTGAAGAG GACCCCAGGATATTTTGGTTGGTGACAGGGATTATGTTTCTGGGAAGTGGTCTGATCTGGCGGCGCTTGCTTTCCTTCCTTGGGCGACACCTGGATCCTCCGCTACCTCCTCAC GTTCCTGCAGTTttgaaaaaatcccaaccagCAGCTGGAAGAGTGGAGATAAAGACCAGCCTTAAAGGAGAAACATTTGGGCTGAGCAGAAGCACGTTAACAAACCAGTAG